One stretch of Thermococcus sp. 21S9 DNA includes these proteins:
- a CDS encoding ABC transporter ATP-binding protein, translated as MVSIELRNVSKRWDGFELRVDLSVKDGEFLTLLGPSGCGKTTTLRIIAGLEKPDSGRVFFGGTDVTDLEPNERNIGIVFQDYALFPHMTVFKNIAFGLEMRRLSKGEIERRVRWALELVGLEGLENRYPEQLSGGQQQRVALARALVIEPEVLLLDEPLSNLDAKIRERLRSEIRRIQRELGITTVYVTHDQEEAMAISDRIAVMNVGRIEQVGEPLELYYRPRTEFVARFLGTSNILELEAENGVARLGNLEFPVGADGNVKVFFRPESVLITEGEDATVTGYELLPGRMRLYLDVEGHTIIAERPLPDLPFEPNRVPPRVGILVRSFSLLSL; from the coding sequence ATGGTGAGTATTGAGCTCAGGAACGTAAGCAAGCGCTGGGACGGCTTTGAGCTTCGCGTTGACCTCTCGGTGAAGGACGGCGAGTTCCTGACGTTGCTCGGCCCGAGTGGCTGTGGAAAAACGACGACGCTGAGGATTATAGCGGGCCTTGAAAAGCCTGACTCAGGGAGGGTTTTCTTTGGCGGTACCGACGTTACGGACCTTGAGCCCAACGAGAGGAACATCGGCATAGTCTTTCAGGACTACGCGCTCTTTCCCCACATGACGGTCTTCAAGAACATCGCCTTCGGTCTGGAGATGAGGAGGCTCTCGAAGGGGGAGATAGAGAGGCGGGTTCGATGGGCCCTCGAACTCGTCGGGCTGGAGGGCCTTGAAAACCGCTATCCGGAGCAGTTGAGTGGCGGACAGCAACAGCGCGTTGCCCTCGCGAGGGCTCTTGTCATTGAGCCGGAAGTCCTGCTCCTGGACGAGCCCCTCAGCAACCTCGACGCGAAGATAAGGGAGCGCCTCCGCTCCGAGATAAGGCGGATTCAGCGCGAGCTCGGGATAACGACGGTCTACGTCACCCACGACCAGGAGGAAGCGATGGCTATAAGCGACAGGATTGCCGTCATGAACGTCGGAAGAATCGAACAGGTGGGAGAGCCACTCGAGCTCTACTACCGGCCGAGGACGGAGTTCGTGGCGCGGTTCCTCGGGACGAGCAACATCCTTGAGCTTGAGGCCGAGAACGGCGTGGCGAGGCTTGGAAACCTTGAGTTCCCGGTTGGTGCTGATGGAAATGTTAAGGTGTTCTTCAGGCCTGAAAGTGTTTTGATAACTGAAGGTGAAGATGCCACTGTTACAGGTTACGAGCTCCTCCCTGGGAGGATGAGGCTTTATCTGGACGTCGAGGGTCATACAATCATAGCGGAGCGTCCCCTGCCGGATTTGCCCTTTGAGCCAAACCGCGTTCCTCCGCGGGTGGGCATCTTAGTAAGGTCTTTCTCCCTCCTCAGTTTATAA
- a CDS encoding NCS2 family permease, which produces MEWFERYFEFDRYGTNMKTEVLAGITTFLTMAYILFVNPQILSAAMGKDAFDSLVAVTALSAGLTTILMGIYAKKPFALAPGMGLNAYFAYTVAPKYGWKVALAAVFVEGLIFIALTLTKVRSAVIHAIPRSQKYAIGAGIGLFLTLIGLNDVGLLSAQVEGAKDAVIPLGKTVLLSGTLKFTGLNTSVLTSKHVLLFVFGLLLTGVLISMRIKGALLISILTTSFLGWITGAAPWPHKLFSTPTISYTFMKMDLHGLISAGALGVVFAFFMVDFFDTLGTVTGLSAKAGFLTKDGKVPDAEKVLLTDAIGTTLGAVLGTSTVTTYIESAAGIEEGGRTGMTALVTGLLFLAIGLFIAPLAGAIPSFATAPALVIVGYYMLSALKEVDFSDHTEALPAFLVLVTIPYTYSIADGIGVGFISYTVLKVFSGRWREVHPLMYVLAGVFIAYFAYLGGLF; this is translated from the coding sequence ATGGAGTGGTTTGAGAGGTACTTCGAGTTTGACAGGTATGGAACCAATATGAAAACCGAAGTTCTCGCTGGAATAACGACGTTCCTCACGATGGCGTACATCCTCTTTGTCAATCCGCAGATACTCAGCGCTGCGATGGGAAAGGATGCCTTTGACTCCCTCGTCGCCGTAACTGCGCTCTCTGCAGGACTCACGACGATTCTCATGGGTATCTATGCCAAGAAGCCCTTCGCCCTCGCGCCGGGAATGGGTCTCAACGCCTACTTCGCGTACACTGTCGCGCCTAAGTACGGCTGGAAGGTCGCCCTTGCGGCGGTCTTTGTCGAGGGCCTAATCTTCATCGCGCTCACCCTCACCAAGGTCAGGAGCGCGGTAATCCACGCGATTCCAAGGAGCCAGAAGTATGCCATCGGTGCTGGAATTGGTCTGTTCCTGACGCTTATTGGCCTGAACGACGTTGGCCTGCTCTCCGCGCAGGTTGAGGGTGCCAAGGATGCCGTCATCCCGCTTGGCAAGACTGTTCTCCTGAGTGGAACCCTTAAGTTCACCGGCCTGAACACATCGGTTCTGACCTCAAAGCACGTTCTCCTCTTCGTCTTCGGACTCCTCCTCACAGGTGTTCTGATTTCCATGCGCATCAAGGGGGCCCTGCTCATATCAATCCTCACGACGAGCTTCCTTGGTTGGATTACCGGAGCGGCGCCGTGGCCACACAAGCTGTTCTCGACGCCGACTATAAGCTACACCTTCATGAAGATGGACCTTCACGGTCTCATAAGCGCCGGAGCCCTTGGAGTCGTCTTCGCGTTCTTCATGGTTGACTTCTTTGACACCCTTGGAACCGTTACCGGCCTGAGCGCCAAGGCTGGCTTCCTCACTAAGGACGGCAAGGTTCCCGATGCGGAGAAGGTTCTCCTCACCGATGCAATTGGAACGACCCTCGGTGCCGTCCTTGGAACATCAACAGTCACCACTTACATTGAGAGTGCAGCGGGAATCGAAGAGGGCGGAAGGACGGGAATGACGGCCCTCGTTACCGGCCTGCTTTTCCTCGCGATAGGCCTCTTCATAGCTCCCCTCGCCGGCGCGATACCTTCCTTCGCAACCGCTCCCGCGCTCGTCATAGTCGGTTACTACATGCTCAGTGCCCTAAAGGAGGTCGACTTCAGCGACCACACCGAGGCCCTGCCGGCGTTCCTTGTGCTCGTCACGATACCGTACACCTACTCAATAGCGGACGGAATAGGAGTGGGCTTCATAAGCTACACAGTCCTCAAGGTCTTCAGTGGTCGCTGGAGGGAAGTTCATCCGCTCATGTACGTCCTGGCCGGTGTCTTTATAGCCTACTTTGCCTACCTTGGAGGTCTCTTCTGA
- a CDS encoding metal-dependent transcriptional regulator gives MQVSKREEEYLEAMYILHKNKGVIRVKDIAKIMNVKPPSVVDALKKLAEKGLVEYEKYDRILLTEEGKRIAEETYSKHVFLTKFFVDILGIPPEIAEHDACQFEHYVSEITVKRMKEFAKFIQEQCPYVLKQFLKEKLEE, from the coding sequence GTGCAGGTCAGCAAGAGGGAGGAGGAGTACCTGGAGGCTATGTACATCCTTCACAAGAATAAGGGTGTAATCAGGGTTAAGGACATAGCCAAGATAATGAACGTCAAACCGCCGAGCGTCGTTGACGCCCTCAAAAAGCTCGCCGAAAAGGGTCTCGTTGAGTACGAGAAGTACGACAGGATTCTTCTAACGGAGGAGGGCAAGAGAATAGCGGAGGAGACCTACTCGAAGCACGTCTTCCTCACGAAGTTCTTCGTTGACATTCTCGGAATTCCGCCCGAGATAGCTGAGCACGACGCCTGCCAGTTCGAGCACTACGTCAGCGAGATTACGGTCAAGAGAATGAAAGAGTTCGCGAAGTTCATTCAAGAGCAGTGTCCGTACGTTCTCAAGCAGTTCCTCAAGGAGAAACTGGAGGAATGA
- the dph5 gene encoding diphthine synthase, with protein sequence MALYFIGLGLYDEKDITLKGLETARKCEKVFAEFYTSLLAGTTIDKVEELIGKPIVRLSREDVELNFEKIVLPEAKEKDVAFLTAGDPMVATTHSDLRIRAKKAGVESYVIHAPSIYSAVAVTGLQIYKFGKSATVAYPEKNWFPTSHYDVIRENRERGLHTLLFLDIKAERNRYMTANEAMEILLQVEEMKREGVFTPETLVVVLARAGSLNPRIRAGYVKDMINEDFGRQPHVLIVPGRLHIVEAEYLVEFAGAPEEILKEV encoded by the coding sequence ATGGCGCTCTACTTCATAGGGCTCGGACTCTACGATGAGAAGGACATAACGCTCAAGGGCCTCGAAACGGCCAGGAAGTGTGAGAAGGTCTTCGCGGAGTTCTACACATCGCTCCTCGCGGGAACGACGATAGACAAAGTGGAAGAACTCATAGGCAAGCCAATAGTCAGGCTGAGCAGGGAGGACGTTGAGCTCAACTTCGAGAAAATCGTCCTTCCGGAGGCGAAGGAGAAGGACGTGGCGTTTCTCACCGCCGGAGACCCGATGGTGGCGACGACCCACTCCGACCTGAGAATCCGGGCGAAGAAGGCCGGTGTTGAGAGCTACGTGATTCACGCCCCGAGCATCTACTCCGCGGTGGCCGTAACCGGGCTTCAAATTTACAAGTTCGGAAAGAGCGCGACCGTTGCCTATCCGGAGAAGAACTGGTTCCCAACGAGCCACTACGACGTAATCAGGGAGAACCGGGAACGCGGTCTTCACACGCTTCTCTTCCTCGACATAAAGGCCGAGCGGAACCGCTACATGACCGCCAACGAGGCGATGGAGATACTCCTTCAGGTAGAGGAGATGAAGAGGGAAGGCGTTTTCACGCCCGAAACCCTCGTCGTGGTTCTGGCAAGGGCCGGCTCGCTGAACCCGAGGATAAGGGCAGGCTACGTCAAGGATATGATTAACGAGGACTTTGGAAGGCAACCCCACGTTCTCATAGTTCCGGGAAGGCTCCACATCGTCGAGGCGGAGTACTTGGTCGAGTTCGCGGGTGCGCCCGAGGAGATTTTGAAGGAGGTTTAG
- a CDS encoding putative RNA uridine N3 methyltransferase, producing MAWHVFIPDSLLEETDDPKIRTYKVGQVARACAIFGVEHIWIYRAGGRDGKFIKTVLEYMETPQYLRKRLFPLMPELKYVGVVPPLRTPHHKLKGKPRVGEIREGYAFRKGRRIYADIGLDELAIVEGNVEGRATFRIVSTRPLKVVPAKPTEYWGYKVHLSGKPLAKTLKKAHLDLAIATSRKGRDVRKVNLPPLEGEVGIAFGSPRKGVMELLGGEYEFDFVLNTIPNQKTKTVRTEEALLATLAIFNLMRRD from the coding sequence ATGGCCTGGCACGTCTTCATTCCCGATTCCCTCCTTGAGGAAACCGACGACCCAAAAATCCGGACGTACAAGGTTGGGCAGGTTGCGAGGGCCTGCGCAATCTTCGGCGTCGAGCACATCTGGATTTACAGGGCAGGCGGAAGGGACGGGAAGTTCATAAAAACGGTCCTTGAGTACATGGAGACCCCGCAGTACCTCAGGAAGAGGCTGTTTCCCCTGATGCCCGAGCTCAAGTACGTGGGCGTCGTCCCCCCGCTCAGGACGCCACATCACAAGCTCAAGGGAAAACCAAGGGTCGGGGAAATCCGCGAGGGCTACGCCTTCCGGAAGGGAAGGAGAATCTACGCGGACATTGGACTCGACGAGCTGGCAATCGTTGAGGGAAACGTCGAAGGCAGGGCAACGTTCAGAATCGTGTCAACGAGACCCCTCAAGGTCGTTCCGGCGAAGCCAACTGAATACTGGGGGTACAAAGTCCACCTGAGTGGGAAGCCCCTGGCGAAAACACTTAAAAAGGCTCACCTGGATTTGGCAATCGCGACCTCGAGGAAGGGTCGCGACGTGAGAAAGGTCAACCTTCCCCCGCTCGAAGGGGAGGTTGGTATCGCCTTTGGCTCGCCGAGGAAGGGCGTTATGGAGCTCCTCGGCGGAGAGTACGAGTTCGACTTCGTGCTCAACACGATTCCAAATCAGAAAACTAAAACCGTCCGCACCGAGGAGGCGCTCCTCGCCACGCTGGCGATATTCAATCTCATGAGGAGGGATTGA
- a CDS encoding 50S ribosomal protein L3, producing the protein MGKVHRPRRGSLAFSPRKRARSVVPRIKKWPKDSEVRMLGFAGYKAGMTHILMIDDSPGLTKGKEIFVPVTIVEVPPLFVYGIRAYKQGYLGLETATEVWFHELNDNVKRRIKTLPKNYDEEAFKAKLGQLEDLVNDGEIVDVRLLVHTQPWLIKLKKKPEVMEYAIGGDDVKAKFDYAKEKIGKELRASEVLHEGELLDVIAVTKGKGTQGPVKRWGVKVQFHKAQRAGKGRHIGNLGPWHPARVMWTVPQAGQMGFHHRTEFNKRLIAIGENGKLVLNGNEIEITPKGGFPHYGIVRSDFLMIEGSVPGSFKRIIRVRPAIRPPKKKPPVERPQITYVSRESKQ; encoded by the coding sequence ATGGGAAAGGTTCACAGACCAAGGAGAGGTTCACTCGCCTTCAGCCCAAGGAAAAGGGCTAGGAGTGTAGTCCCGAGAATCAAGAAGTGGCCAAAGGACAGTGAGGTCAGGATGCTGGGCTTTGCTGGCTACAAGGCCGGAATGACCCACATCCTCATGATAGACGACAGCCCCGGGCTCACCAAGGGCAAGGAGATATTCGTGCCCGTGACCATAGTTGAGGTTCCGCCTCTCTTCGTCTACGGAATCAGGGCCTACAAGCAGGGCTACCTTGGCCTTGAGACCGCCACCGAAGTTTGGTTCCACGAGCTCAACGACAACGTCAAGAGGCGTATAAAGACCCTGCCGAAGAACTACGACGAGGAGGCCTTCAAGGCCAAGCTCGGTCAGCTTGAGGACCTCGTCAACGACGGCGAGATTGTCGACGTCAGGCTTCTCGTCCACACCCAGCCCTGGCTCATCAAGCTCAAGAAGAAGCCCGAGGTTATGGAGTACGCCATCGGTGGCGACGACGTTAAGGCCAAGTTCGACTACGCCAAGGAGAAGATAGGCAAGGAGCTCCGCGCGAGCGAGGTTCTCCACGAGGGTGAGCTCCTCGACGTCATAGCGGTCACCAAGGGTAAGGGTACCCAGGGCCCGGTCAAGCGCTGGGGAGTCAAGGTCCAGTTCCACAAGGCCCAGAGGGCCGGAAAGGGCAGGCACATCGGTAACCTCGGTCCCTGGCACCCCGCTCGCGTCATGTGGACCGTTCCGCAGGCCGGTCAGATGGGCTTCCACCACAGGACCGAGTTCAACAAGAGGCTCATAGCGATAGGCGAGAACGGAAAGCTCGTGCTCAACGGCAACGAGATTGAGATAACCCCGAAGGGTGGCTTCCCGCACTACGGAATCGTCAGGAGCGACTTCCTTATGATTGAGGGTAGCGTTCCGGGTTCCTTCAAGAGGATAATCCGCGTTAGGCCTGCTATAAGGCCACCCAAGAAGAAGCCACCCGTTGAGAGGCCCCAGATAACCTACGTCAGTAGGGAGTCCAAGCAGTGA
- the rpl4p gene encoding 50S ribosomal protein L4, which yields MKVKVFNLEGEPVEEIELPKVFSTPFRPDLIRRAVIASWTHRIQPQGRDPQAGKRRVTENIGKGHGMARVERIKTPPRFAAFVPFARGGRRTHPPKVEKIIWEDINKKERRLAIMSAIAATANPDLVRARGHVVDNVPAFPLVVVDDLEKVFKTAQTREIFKKLGVWDDIERAKRNTKIRAGKGKMRGRRYKKAKGPLIVVAKNEGIVQGARNHPGVDVVTVDNLGVELLAPGTHPGRLTVWTKGAIERLREIYG from the coding sequence ATGAAGGTTAAGGTCTTCAACCTCGAAGGCGAGCCCGTTGAGGAGATAGAGCTCCCCAAGGTGTTCAGCACTCCCTTCAGGCCCGACCTCATCAGGAGAGCTGTCATCGCTTCCTGGACCCACAGGATACAGCCCCAGGGAAGGGACCCGCAGGCGGGTAAGAGAAGGGTCACTGAGAACATCGGTAAGGGCCACGGAATGGCGAGGGTTGAGAGGATAAAGACCCCGCCGAGGTTCGCGGCATTCGTTCCGTTCGCTCGCGGTGGAAGGAGAACCCATCCGCCGAAGGTCGAGAAGATAATCTGGGAGGACATCAACAAGAAGGAGCGCAGGTTGGCCATAATGAGCGCCATTGCCGCAACCGCCAACCCCGACCTCGTTAGGGCGAGGGGTCACGTGGTTGACAACGTTCCGGCCTTCCCGCTGGTCGTCGTTGACGACCTTGAGAAGGTCTTCAAGACCGCCCAGACCAGGGAGATATTCAAGAAGCTCGGCGTTTGGGACGACATCGAGAGGGCCAAGAGGAACACCAAGATAAGGGCCGGTAAGGGTAAGATGCGCGGAAGGCGCTACAAGAAGGCCAAGGGCCCGCTCATCGTCGTTGCCAAGAACGAGGGAATCGTCCAGGGAGCGAGGAACCACCCAGGTGTTGACGTCGTTACCGTTGACAACCTCGGCGTTGAGCTTCTCGCGCCCGGAACTCACCCCGGAAGGCTTACGGTCTGGACTAAGGGCGCTATAGAGAGGCTTAGGGAAATCTACGGGTGA
- a CDS encoding 50S ribosomal protein L23, which produces MDPYKVIIRPLVTEKAVSLIERENKLTFIVDRRATKADIKRAVEEMFNVKVEKVNTLITMRGEKKAYVKLKPEYDASEIAARLGLF; this is translated from the coding sequence ATGGACCCCTATAAGGTTATCATAAGGCCACTCGTTACCGAAAAGGCTGTTTCGCTCATAGAGAGGGAGAACAAGCTCACATTCATAGTGGACAGAAGAGCTACCAAGGCCGACATCAAGAGGGCCGTGGAAGAGATGTTCAACGTCAAGGTCGAGAAGGTCAACACCCTCATCACCATGAGGGGCGAGAAAAAAGCTTACGTCAAGCTCAAGCCCGAATACGACGCGAGTGAGATTGCCGCAAGGTTGGGATTGTTCTGA
- a CDS encoding 50S ribosomal protein L2, with protein sequence MGKSLIQQRRGKGTTTFRAPSHRYRGAVKYVPLSVTKEKTLRGIVEEILHDPGRTAPVARVKFEDGTKKLILAPEGVLVGQEIYIGPEAPVAIGNTLPLAKIPEGTYVYNIEGIPGDGGKYVRAGGTYALVVSREKGKVIVQLPSGELKQFKPECRATIGVVAGGGRLEKPIVKAGKAYYIAKARNRFWPKPRGVKMNAVNHPHGGKEHHIGRPSTVSRRAPPGRKVGHIAARRTGRRK encoded by the coding sequence ATGGGAAAGAGTCTCATACAGCAGAGGAGGGGTAAGGGCACTACCACCTTCCGCGCTCCTTCCCACAGGTACAGGGGAGCCGTTAAGTACGTTCCTCTTAGCGTGACTAAGGAGAAGACCCTCAGGGGAATCGTTGAGGAAATCCTCCACGACCCGGGAAGGACCGCCCCGGTCGCGAGGGTCAAGTTCGAGGACGGGACCAAGAAGCTCATCCTCGCTCCGGAAGGAGTCCTCGTCGGCCAGGAAATCTACATCGGCCCCGAGGCTCCGGTGGCGATAGGCAACACCCTTCCGCTCGCCAAGATACCGGAGGGAACCTACGTTTACAACATCGAGGGCATTCCGGGCGACGGCGGAAAGTACGTCAGGGCTGGAGGAACCTACGCCCTCGTCGTCAGCAGGGAGAAGGGCAAGGTCATCGTTCAGCTTCCGAGCGGTGAGCTCAAGCAGTTCAAGCCCGAGTGCAGGGCAACCATCGGTGTCGTTGCCGGCGGTGGAAGGCTCGAGAAGCCCATCGTCAAGGCCGGTAAGGCCTACTACATCGCCAAGGCCAGGAACAGGTTCTGGCCCAAGCCGAGGGGTGTCAAGATGAACGCCGTCAACCACCCGCACGGTGGTAAGGAGCACCACATAGGCAGGCCGAGCACCGTTTCGAGGCGCGCTCCGCCCGGAAGGAAGGTCGGTCACATAGCCGCGAGAAGAACTGGTAGGAGGAAGTGA
- a CDS encoding 30S ribosomal protein S19 — protein MARKKEFKYRGYTLDELLNMSLEEFAKLLPARQRRSLKRGLSPEQKKLLRKIRLAKKGKYSKPIRTHSRDMIVLPEMVGITIHVYNGKEFVPIEIKEEMIGHYLGEFALTRKIVQHGSPGVGATRSSMFVAIK, from the coding sequence ATGGCGAGAAAGAAGGAGTTTAAGTATAGGGGTTACACGCTCGATGAACTGCTCAACATGTCCCTTGAGGAGTTCGCCAAGCTCCTTCCGGCCAGGCAGAGGAGAAGCCTCAAGAGGGGCCTTAGCCCGGAGCAGAAGAAGCTCCTCAGGAAGATTCGCCTGGCCAAGAAGGGCAAGTACAGCAAGCCCATAAGGACCCACAGCAGGGACATGATAGTCCTCCCTGAGATGGTCGGCATTACCATTCACGTCTACAACGGCAAGGAGTTCGTCCCGATTGAGATAAAGGAGGAGATGATAGGCCACTACCTCGGTGAGTTCGCCCTCACGAGGAAGATAGTCCAGCACGGCTCACCGGGTGTTGGAGCTACCAGGTCATCGATGTTCGTGGCAATCAAGTGA
- the rplV gene encoding 50S ribosomal protein L22, translated as MSRGRFSYSFQNFDPERMARASGRDLRISPKHSVELLREIRGMMLNDALKYLDDVINLRRPVPMKRFNDSQGHKPGKGFGPGRYPVKVAKAVKKILLNAKNNAEQKGLDVDRLKIIHAAAHRGPVLRGYIPRAFGRATPFNEETTHIEIVVEEIRR; from the coding sequence ATGAGCAGGGGCAGGTTTTCCTACTCATTCCAAAATTTTGACCCCGAGAGGATGGCTCGCGCAAGCGGAAGGGACCTCAGGATTTCACCCAAGCACAGCGTCGAGCTCCTCAGGGAGATAAGGGGTATGATGCTCAACGACGCCCTCAAGTACCTTGACGACGTTATAAACCTTAGAAGGCCCGTTCCTATGAAGCGCTTCAACGACAGCCAGGGTCACAAGCCGGGCAAGGGCTTCGGCCCCGGAAGGTACCCGGTCAAGGTCGCCAAGGCCGTCAAGAAGATACTCCTCAACGCCAAGAACAACGCTGAGCAGAAGGGCCTCGACGTCGACAGGCTCAAGATAATCCACGCGGCAGCGCACAGAGGCCCGGTCCTCAGGGGCTACATCCCGAGGGCCTTTGGAAGGGCCACCCCGTTCAACGAGGAGACGACCCACATAGAGATAGTCGTCGAGGAGATTAGGAGGTGA
- the rpsC gene encoding 30S ribosomal protein S3, with the protein MAIERYFIKEGVKEMLIDEYLEKELRRGGYGGLDIKKTPLGTKVIIFAASPGYVIGRGGRRIRELTRILERQFGLENPQIEVEEIKNPYLNAKVQAVRLAQALERGIHFRRAAYSAIRAIMRNGARGVEIRLSGKLTGERAKSVRFYQGYLAKVGNPAETLVSKGYAQALLKLGVIGVKVAIMPPDARLPDEIEVKDIVEEEVSADEAQ; encoded by the coding sequence TTGGCTATCGAGAGGTACTTCATCAAGGAAGGCGTTAAGGAGATGCTCATCGACGAGTACCTTGAGAAAGAACTTAGAAGGGGCGGTTACGGAGGCCTTGACATCAAGAAGACTCCCCTTGGAACCAAGGTCATAATCTTTGCCGCGAGCCCCGGTTACGTCATCGGCAGGGGTGGAAGGAGGATAAGGGAACTGACCAGAATCCTCGAGAGGCAGTTCGGTCTCGAGAACCCGCAGATTGAGGTCGAGGAAATCAAGAACCCCTACCTCAACGCCAAGGTTCAGGCGGTAAGGCTTGCTCAGGCCCTCGAGAGGGGAATCCACTTCAGGAGGGCCGCTTACTCAGCAATCAGGGCCATCATGAGGAACGGTGCTCGCGGTGTTGAGATTAGGCTCAGCGGAAAGCTCACCGGTGAGAGAGCCAAGAGTGTCAGGTTCTACCAGGGCTACCTCGCCAAGGTCGGCAACCCGGCCGAGACCCTCGTCAGCAAGGGCTATGCTCAGGCCCTGCTCAAGCTCGGTGTTATAGGAGTTAAGGTTGCCATCATGCCACCTGACGCGAGGTTGCCAGATGAGATTGAGGTCAAGGACATAGTCGAGGAAGAGGTGAGCGCCGATGAAGCCCAGTGA
- the rpmC gene encoding 50S ribosomal protein L29, whose amino-acid sequence MKPSEIREMSIEEIEQKIRELRLELAKERGVLTMGASLENPMVIRNLRRDIARLLTIKKEKLREKR is encoded by the coding sequence ATGAAGCCCAGTGAGATTAGGGAGATGAGCATAGAGGAGATTGAGCAGAAGATAAGGGAGCTCCGCCTCGAGCTTGCCAAGGAGAGGGGCGTGCTCACCATGGGGGCTTCCCTCGAGAACCCCATGGTCATCCGCAACCTCAGGCGCGACATCGCGCGCCTGCTTACCATAAAGAAGGAGAAGCTTAGGGAGAAAAGGTGA
- the yciH gene encoding stress response translation initiation inhibitor YciH has product MLFKEVLKEQQRIRVYIERARYGKLKTIIEGIDEKEFDLEDIAKKLKAKLACGGTVKKGRIELQGDHRDRIKKLLGDLGFSEELIEVE; this is encoded by the coding sequence ATGCTCTTTAAGGAGGTCCTGAAGGAACAGCAGAGGATTAGGGTCTACATTGAGAGGGCCCGCTACGGAAAGCTTAAGACCATAATCGAGGGCATAGACGAGAAGGAGTTCGACCTCGAGGACATAGCAAAGAAGCTGAAGGCGAAGCTGGCATGTGGCGGAACCGTAAAGAAGGGAAGGATAGAGCTCCAGGGCGACCACAGGGACCGTATCAAGAAGTTGCTCGGAGACCTTGGATTTTCCGAGGAGCTCATCGAGGTCGAGTGA
- a CDS encoding ribonuclease P protein component 1 — protein MWRNRKEGKDRAPGRPQGPYQEVARRPWIFRGAHRGRVTRKNLVWHELIGLKAKIIRASHPELVGIEGYVLDETRNTLTIGGERVWVVPKDVVEIEFDLGDEKIRINGRDLIGRPEMRLKKRWRK, from the coding sequence ATGTGGCGGAACCGTAAAGAAGGGAAGGATAGAGCTCCAGGGCGACCACAGGGACCGTATCAAGAAGTTGCTCGGAGACCTTGGATTTTCCGAGGAGCTCATCGAGGTCGAGTGACGCGGAAAAACCTAGTCTGGCACGAGCTCATAGGCCTCAAAGCAAAGATTATAAGGGCATCTCATCCAGAGCTGGTCGGCATCGAGGGCTACGTCCTTGACGAGACGAGGAACACCCTCACCATAGGTGGGGAGAGGGTTTGGGTCGTTCCAAAGGACGTGGTCGAGATTGAGTTCGACCTCGGCGATGAGAAAATCCGAATCAACGGTCGTGATTTGATTGGAAGGCCCGAGATGAGACTCAAGAAGAGGTGGCGGAAATGA
- a CDS encoding 30S ribosomal protein S17, with protein MREIGLRVQPPAEVCNDPKCPWHGNLKIHGRYVEGIVVSDKGKKTVVVERQYYHYLKKYERYELRRSKVHAHNPECINAKTGDKVLIAETRPISKTKSWVVVAVLERAERKEGV; from the coding sequence ATGAGAGAGATTGGATTGAGGGTTCAGCCTCCCGCTGAGGTATGTAACGACCCCAAGTGCCCCTGGCACGGGAACCTCAAGATACACGGGAGATACGTTGAAGGTATAGTCGTCAGCGACAAGGGTAAGAAGACCGTCGTCGTTGAGAGGCAGTACTACCACTACCTCAAGAAATACGAGCGTTACGAGCTCAGGAGGAGCAAGGTTCACGCCCACAACCCGGAGTGCATCAACGCCAAGACCGGCGACAAAGTCCTCATAGCCGAGACCAGGCCGATAAGCAAGACCAAGAGCTGGGTAGTTGTGGCCGTCCTTGAGAGGGCCGAGAGGAAGGAGGGGGTGTGA